Proteins co-encoded in one Setaria viridis chromosome 9, Setaria_viridis_v4.0, whole genome shotgun sequence genomic window:
- the LOC140221350 gene encoding uncharacterized protein, giving the protein MATIQQHHIKALTPTWFLVRVMPAPATREGGNKKAAPNAACSPLLLSPAVWQRAQDEKERMSKDGAERGGGGGLPASPRISCMGQVKGRSRGCSSARGPAPTRGPGYRGAGGGGGKVATLVFGLLGRRNARTSRACAKVRDVPGSSRGVRRGAAATVLVLDPPLPVVRRPATDDDAPSLWERRRGGKALQGLNIDRSEAQS; this is encoded by the coding sequence ATGGCGACGATCCAGCAGCACCACATCAAGGCCCTGACGCCGACGTGGTTTCTGGTCAGGGTCATGCCGGCCCCGGCGACGAGGGAGGGCGGTAATAAGAAGGCCGCGCCGAACGCCGCCTGCTCGCCGCTGCTCCTGTCGCCGGCGGTGTGGCAGAGGGCGCAGGACGAGAAGGAGAGGATGAGCAAGGACGgcgccgagcgcggcggcggcggcggcctgccggCGTCGCCGAGGATCAGCTGCATGGGGCAGGTCAAGGGGAGGAGCAGGGGGTGCTCGAgcgcgcgcggcccggcgccGACGCGGGGTCCGGGCTaccgcggcgcaggcggcggcggcggcaaggtggCGACGCTCGTGTTCGGGTTGCTCGGGCGGCGGAACGCGAGGACGTCGCGCGCGTGCGCCAAGGTCAGGGACGTGCCCGGGAGCTCCCGTGGTGTCCGTCGCGGTGCAGCCGCGACGGTGCTCGTGCTTGACCCGCCGTTGCCGGTGgtgaggcggccggcgacggacgACGACGCGCCGAGCCtctgggagcggcggcgcggcggaaaGGCCCTGCAAGGTCTTAACATAGATCGCTCCGAGGCGCAGAGCTAG
- the LOC117839779 gene encoding UDP-glycosyltransferase 91A1, which produces MDASDSSPLHIVIFPWLAFGHMLASLELAERLAARGHRVSFVSTPRNISRLRPVPPALAPLIDFVALPLPRVDGLPDGAEATSDIPPGKTELHLKALDGLAAPFAAFLDAACADGSTNKVDWLFLDNFQYWAAAAAADHKIPCALNLTFAASTSAEYGVPRVEPPVDGSTASILQRFVLTLDKCQLVIQRACFELEPEPLPLLSDIFGKPVIPYGLVPPCPPAEGHRREHGNAALSWLDKQQPESVLFIALGSEPPVTVEQLHEIALGLELAGTTFLWALKKPNGLLLEADGDILPLGFEERTRDRGLVAMGWVPQPIILAHSSVGAFLTHGGWASTIEGVMSGHPMLFLTFLDEQRINAQLIERKKAGLRVPRREKDGSYDRQGIAGAIRAVMCEEESKSVFAANAKKMQEIVSDRNCQEKYIDELIQRLGSFEK; this is translated from the exons ATGGACGCCTCCGACTCCTCCCCGCTGCACATCGTCATCTTCCCGTGGCTCGCGTTCGGCCACATGCTCGCCAGCCTGGAGCTCGCCGAGCGCCTGGCCGCGCGAGGCCACCGCGTGTCCTTCGTCTCCACCCCGCGCAACAtcagccgcctccgcccggtcCCGCCCGCGCTGGCGCCGCTCATCGACTTCgtggcgctgccgctgccgcgcgtCGACGGCCTCCCCGACGGCGCCGAGGCCACCAGCGACATCCCGCCCGGCAAGACCGAGCTCCACCTCAAGGCCCTAGACGGCCTCGCCGCGCCCTTCGCAGCTTTCCTCGACGCCGCCTGCGCCGACGGGAGCACCAACAAGGTGGACTGGCTCTTCCTCGACAACTTCCAATactgggccgccgccgccgctgccgaccaTAAG ATACCCTGCGCGCTGAACCTGACATTCGCAGCGTCGACGTCAGCGGAGTACGGTGTGCCGCGCGTTGAGCCGCCGGTGGATGGCTCAACAGCCTCAATACTCCAGCGATTTGTGCTAACCTTGGATAAATGCCAGCTTGTCATCCAACGCGCCTGCTTCGAGCTGGAGCCGGAGCCCCTGCCTCTCCTGTCAGACATCTTCGGCAAGCCGGTGATCCCGTACGGCCTAGTCCCGCCGTGTCCCCCCGCAGAAGGTCACAGAAGAGAGCACGGCAACGCAGCTCTGTCATGGCTCGACAAGCAGCAGCCCGAGTCTGTCCTGTTCATTGCTCTGGGAAGCGAGCCTCCGGTGACCGTCGAACAGCTGCACGAGATCGCGCTTGGGCTGGAGCTCGCCGGGACGACATTCCTCTGGGCTCTGAAGAAGCCTaacggcctcctcctcgaggCGGACGGCGACATCCTGCCCCTAGGTTTCGAGGAGCGGACGCGTGACCGTGGGCTCGTGGCCATGGGCTGGGTTCCTCAGCCCATCATACTGGCTCACAGCTCCGTGGGCGCGTTCCTGACGCACGGCGGATGGGCCTCCACCATTGAAGGGGTTATGTCCGGGCATCCCATGCTCTTCCTGACGTTCTTAGATGAACAGAGGATAAACGCGCAACTGATCGAGAGGAAGAAGGCCGGGTTGCGAGTGCCAAGGCGTGAGAAGGACGGCTCGTACGATCGCCAAGGCATCGCCGGAGCGATCCGGGCTGTCATGTGCGAGGAAGAAAGTAAGAGCGTCTTCGCGGCTAATGCCAAGAAGATGCAGGAGATTGTGAGCGACAGGAATTGCCAGGAGAAGTACATCGACGAGCTTATCCAGCGTCTGGGATCCTTCGAGAAGTGA
- the LOC117836151 gene encoding phosphatidylinositol 4-phosphate 5-kinase 1, translating to MATGEASTGNIQRGSTLPNGDIYVGNFAGLVPHGFGKYMWTDGTLYYGEWDTSKMTGRGEIQWPSGASYDGDLCGGFIDGTGTFKGVDGSLYKGSWRMNKKHGMGTMVYANSDTYEGFWNEGLPDGFGKYTWADGNTYIGRWKSGKMNGRGVMKWTNGDTLDCNWLNGLAHGKGFCKYSSGACYIGTWDRGLKDGHGMFYQPGSKMPCNLEVSECVTDHDVSSASSSGNENVNSGLLFLLQKLCNTWRIRSLFHRPRRISNGTAPVFDDNSGNRLSEDSSTVPLTTGECLQDNVADKVLVYEREYVQGVLISEKPKGHDSGMPDSSKSHDQTLQKQAGGPMETIYRGHRSYYLMLNLQLGIRYTVGKITPVPLREVRSNDFGPRARIRMYFPSEGSQYTPPHCSVNFFWKDYCPMVFRNLREMFHIDAADYMMSLCGDDSLKELSSPGKSGSIFYLSQDERFVIKTLRKAELKILLKMLPKYYNHVRAYDNTLITKFFGVHRITLKGGRKVRFVVMGNMFCTELRIHRKYDLKGSTQGRSTKKQNINENTTLKDLDLSYVFHVDKPWRDALIRQISLDCMFLESQSIIDYSMLLGIHFRAPSHLKTSSSHQNSLESGISDTDLLQYEEKSSWKGFLLVAHEPGTTVGGSHIRGSMVRASEAGYEEVDLVLPGTGRFRVQLGVNMPARALKVREDMNTELENPDNIEEYDVVLYLGIIDILQEYNVSKRVEHAVKSLKFDPLSISAVDPSSYAKRFVKFLESVFPEQY from the exons ATGGCCACTGGAGAGGCAAGCACGGGGAACATCCAGAG GGGGAGTACCCTTCCAAATGGTGAcatctatgttggcaacttcgCTGGTTTAGTTCCTCATGGATTTGGAAAGTATATGTGGACAGATGGAACTCTTTATTATGGCGAATgggatacaagcaagatgaCTGGTAGAGGAGAAATTCAATGGCCTTCTGGCGCTTCATATGATGGAGATCTCTGTGGAGGTTTCATTGATGGAACAGGCACTTTCAAAGGAGTTGATGGCTCTCTTTATAAAGGTTCTTGGAGGATGAACAAAAAGCATGGAATGGGCACAATGGTTTACGCCAACTCTGATACCTATGAAGGTTTCTGGAATGAGGGTTTGCCAGACGGATTTGGTAAATATACATGGGCTGATGGTAACACCTACATTGGAAGGTGGAAATCCGGTAAAATGAATGGCAGAGGAGTGATGAAGTGGACAAATGGTGATACTCTTGACTGTAATTGGCTTAACGGACTGGCTCATGGGAAAGGTTTTTGCAAGTATTCATCAGGAGCATGTTACATTGGTACATGGGACAGGGGACTCAAGGATGGCCATGGTATGTTTTATCAACCAGGAAGTAAAATGCCTTGTAACCTTGAAGTGTCTGAGTGTGTAACAGATCATGATGTTTCAAGTGCCTCAAGTTCTGGTAATGAAAATGTCAATAGTGGACTATTGTTTCTATTGCAAAAACTTTGCAACACATGGAGAATACGCAGCCTTTTCCATCGACCCAGGCGTATTTCAAATGGCACTGCACCAGTTTTCGATGATAATTCTGGAAATCGCCTGTCTGAAGATTCATCCACTGTACCCTTGACAACTGGTGAGTGTCTCCAAGATAATGTAGCTGATAAAGTATTAGTCTATGAACGGGAATATGTACAAGGAGTACTTATCTCGGAAAAGCCAAAAGGTCATGATTCCGGAATGCCAGATAGCAGTAAATCACATGACCAGACCTTGCAAAAACAAGCTGGTGGGCCCATGGAAACTATTTACAGAGGCCACAGGAGCTATTACCTAATGCTTAATCTACAACTCGGCATCAG GTATACTGTAGGAAAAATCACCCCTGTCCCATTGCGTGAAGTCCGTTCAAATGATTTTGGACCTCGAGCACGGATAAGAATGTACTTCCCTTCTGAGGGCTCGCAGTATACCCCTCCACATTGCTCTGTCAATTTCTTTTGGAAGGATTATTGCCCTATGGTTTTCCG GAATCTACGAGAAATGTTTCATATTGATGCTGCAGATTACATGATGTCCTTATGCGGTGATGACAGTCTAAAAGAGCTTTCTTCACCCGGGAAAAGTGGCAGTATTTTCTATCTTTCACAGGATGAACGCTTTGTCATTAAAACATTGAGAAAAGCTGAGCTGAAG ATACTGTTGAAGATGCTTCCAAAATATTACAATCATGTCAGAGCTTATGATAATACGCTCATTACAAAATTCTTTGGCGTGCACAGGATTACTctgaaaggaggaagaaag GTCCGCTTTGTTGTGATGGGAAATATGTTTTGCACTGAGCTTCGAATTCACCGTAAGTATGACTTGAAGGGTTCTACGCAAGGCCGATcgacaaaaaaacaaaatataaatGAGAACACAACACTAAAGGACCTTGACCTGTCATATGTTTTCCATGTGGATAAACCATGGCGGGATGCGCTTATTAG GCAAATATCACTTGATTGTATGTTCCTGGAATCCCAGTCTATTATTGATTACAGCATGCTCTTGGGAATCCATTTTAGAGCTCCCTCTCACCTGAAGACATCCTCATCACACCAGAACAGCCTTGAAAGTGGAATTTCAG ATACTGATCTGTTGCAATATGAGGAGAAAAGTTCGTGGAAAGGATTTCTGCTCGTTGCTCATGAGCCAGGTACTACAGTAGGTGGTTCACACATAAGAGGAAGCATGGTTCGGGCATCGGAAGCAGGCTATGAAGAAGTCGATCTTGTTTTGCCTGGGACTGGAAG GTTCCGTGTGCAGTTAGGGGTGAATATGCCAGCTCGAGCTCTGAAAGTGCGGGAGGACATGAACACGGAACTAGAAAATCCGGACAACATTGAGGAATATGATGTTGTTCTTTACCTTGGTATTATAGACATACTACAGGAATACAACGTGTCGAAAAGGGTCGAGCATGCAGTCAAATCTCTCAAGTTCGATCCCCTTTCAATATCAGCTGTTGACCCGAGTTCATATGCAAAACGATTTGTAAAATTTCTGGAGAGTGTTTTCCCTGAACAATACTGA
- the LOC117837197 gene encoding eukaryotic peptide chain release factor subunit 1-3 — translation MSDGQETDKNIEIWKIKKLIKALESARGNGTSMISLIMPPRDQISRVTKMLGDEYGTASNIKSRVNRQSVLAAITSAQQRLKLYNKVPPNGLVLYTGTIVTEDGKEKKVTIDFEPFKPINASLYLCDNKFHTEALNELLESDDKFGFIVMDGNGTLFGTLSGNTREVLHKFTVDLPKKHGRGGQSALRFARLRMEKRHNYVRKTAELATQFFINPATSQPNVAGLILAGSADFKTELSQSDMFDQRLQAKILNVVDVSYGGENGFNQAIELSAEILANVKFIQEKKLIGKYFEEISQDTGKYVFGVDDTLKALEMGAVETLIVWENLDVNRYVLKNSATGETIIKHLNKEQEADQSHFRDPSTNAELEVQEKTSLLEWFANEYKKFGCTLEFVTNKSQEGSQFCRGFGGIGGMLRYQLDIRSFDELSDDEGVYEDSD, via the coding sequence ATGTCTGACGGTCAGGAAACTGACAAGAACATTGAGATTTGGAAGATCAAGAAGTTGATCAAGGCATTGGAATCTGCTAGAGGCAATGGTACCAGCATGATCTCTCTGATTATGCCTCCACGTGATCAAATCTCCCGTGTGACCAAGATGTTGGGTGATGAATATGGTACTGCTTCAAACATTAAGAGCAGAGTTAATCGGCAATCTGTTCTAGCAGCCATCACCTCAGCCCAGCAGAGGCTGAAGCTGTATAACAAGGTTCCACCAAATGGACTTGTTCTCTACACTGGAACAATTGTTACTGAAGATGGCAAGGAAAAGAAAGTTACCATTGATTTTGAGCCCTTCAAGCCTATCAACGCATCCCTGTATCTTTGTGACAATAAGTTCCATACTGAAGCTCTGAATGAACTCTTGGAATCTGATGACAAGTTTGGCTTCATTGTTATGGATGGTAATGGAACTCTTTTCGGCACACTGAGTGGCAACACCCGTGAAGTGCTTCACAAATTCACTGTTGATCTGCCGAAGAAGCATGGAAGAGGAGGACAATCTGCTCTTCGTTTTGCTCGGCTTCGAATGGAAAAGCGTCACAATTATGTCCGAAAGACGGCTGAACTTGCTACACAGTTTTTCATCAATCCAGCTACCAGTCAGCCTAATGTCGCTGGACTTATATTGGCTGGTTCTGCTGATTTTAAGACAGAACTGAGCCAATCTGATATGTTTGACCAGCGTCTCCAGGCCAAAATACTTAATGTTGTTGATGTTTCGTATGGTGGTGAGAACGGTTTTAACCAAGCAATTGAGTTGTCAGCTGAAATTCTAGCAAATGTGAAATTCATACAGGAGAAGAAGCTGATTGGAAAATATTTTGAAGAAATTAGTCAAGATACAGGGAAGTATGtctttggtgttgatgacacaCTGAAGGCTCTTGAAATGGGTGCTGTTGAGACGCTCATAGTGTGGGAAAACCTCGATGTCAACAGATATGTGCTTAAGAATAGTGCAACTGGAGAAACTATTATCAAACATCTGAACAAAGAGCAAGAAGCTGACCAGAGCCATTTCCGTGATCCATCTACCAATGCGGAGTTGGAGGTTCAGGAGAAAACCTCACTTTTGGAATGGTTTGCTAATGAGTACAAAAAGTTTGGGTGCACACTTGAGTTTGTTACCAACAAATCTCAAGAGGGATCACAGTTTTGCAGAGGATTTGGTGGCATCGGTGGCATGTTGCGCTATCAACTGGATATCCGTTCTTTTGATGAGCTTTCTGACGACGAAGGGGTCTATGAAGACTCTGATTAA
- the LOC117837198 gene encoding probable sugar phosphate/phosphate translocator At1g48230, protein MISRQLVLTYLYLLIYVCLSSGVILFNKWVLSPKYFKFPFPITLTMIHMAFSAIVTFFLVRVFKVVPPVKMTFHIYATCVIPISAFFASSLWFGNTAYLYISVAFIQMLKALMPVATFIMAVLCGTDKLRWDLFLNMLLVSVGVVVSSYGEIHFDVIGTLYQVTGIFAEALRLVLTQVLLQKKGLTLNPITSLYYIAPCSFIFLFIPWYLLEKPEMDVSQIQFNYSIFFLNALSAFALNISIFLVIGRTGAVTIRVAGVLKDWILIALSTIIFPESVITSLNIIGYAVALSGVVLYNYLKMKDVKANQLPADNNPDRSTKDKKALNTYRPDNSMDSNDGTVIGGLASEGAAADEEAPLIPSARLSYVTRTQTGSFSNR, encoded by the exons aTGATCAGCAGGCAGCTCGTGCTGACCTACCTCTACCTGCTGATCTACGTCTGCCTCTCGTCGGGCGTCATCCTGTTTAACAAA TGGGTCCTTTCTCCGAAGTACTTCAAATTTCCCTTCCCTATCACCCTTACAATGATTCACATGGCGTTTTCTGCAATCGTGACATTCTTCCTTGTCCGAGTTTTTAAG GTTGTTCCACCTGTCAAGATGACTTTCCATAT ATATGCCACATGTGTGATTCCAATTAGCGCCTTCTTTGCGTCAAGCCTGTG GTTTGGCAACACAGCATACTTGTATATTTCTGTGGCCTTCATCCAGATGCTCAAGGCCTTGA TGCCTGTAGCAACATTTATAATGGCTGTTTTATGCGGTACTGACAAATTAAGATGGGACCTCTTCTTGAACATGTTATTGGTCAGTGTTGGTGTTGTAGTTTCATCATATGGCGAGATTCACTTTGATGTGATTGGAACATTATACCAAGTAACTGGCATTTTTGCGGAAGCCCTCAGGCTGGTCCTCACACAGGTCCTTCTCCAAAAGAAGGGCTTAACCCTGAATCCTATTACAAGCCTCTATTACATAGCCCCGTGCAG TTTCATCTTCTTGTTTATTCCATGGTATTTGCTGGAAAAGCCAGAAATGGACGTCTCACAAATTCAATTCAACTACTCAATATTTTTTCTGAATGCACTTTCTGCATTCGCATTGAACATATCCATATTCCTAGTTATTGGAAGAACTGGAGCTGTCACCATTCGAGTTGCTGGTGTTCTGAAGGACTGGATACTTATTGCCCTCTCAACCATCATCTTTCCTGAATCTGTTATCACAAGCCTCAACATAATTGGATACGCAGTTG CTCTCTCTGGTGTTGTCCTGTACAATTATTTGAAGATGAAAGATGTCAAAGCAAACCAGCTTCCAGCAGATAACAATCCTGATAGATCTACAAAG GACAAGAAGGCCTTAAATACATACAGGCCTGACAATTCCATGGACAGCAATGATGGGACTGTCATAGGGGGCCTGGCATCAGAGGGAGCAGCGGCTGACGAGGAAGCCCCTTTGATCCCTTCTGCCCGCCTCTCGTATGTTACACGGACCCAAACAGGCAGCTTCAGTAACAGATGA
- the LOC117836152 gene encoding uncharacterized protein — protein sequence MAAATEKTAEDIRRELQELQRQHREITERLRDPRGLRRGVPGAGPVPGGPRPLRGFVRPAVVAESGDQPAQKRRLLSAVVKVDGAETNEEGEKAAEAEGREEGSGAAEAGDRRGVSNGGFRRDGGLRMPRRVDYNSLPEPAPRELPKNDDPNMVRRNKRMLGQLLVGTLEKFQQEDKKLSNSEAFLRRSETQRKAEQKVREESERLRQQEREQIAEKRKRDMMLRARVAAKAEEKRLELLYMQWTEHHKKLSNFLRTKAEPPIYYMPAKPIIDDPIIVEQNKEKVFEEWKSVRRAELTQFQKQVEEQYLSNVERQLERIQNARNARRANGPANMQEMDKELDTHRAEHGPKTRRVPEEGGGNDEDEDVEDMAAEDELMDEVLGINEDPSKPSEEAATDGGEPHAPEEAQ from the exons atggccgccgcgacGGAGAAGACGGCGGAGGACATCCGCCGCGAGCTACAGGAGCTCCAGCGCCAGCACCGCGAG ATCACCGAGCGCCTGCGGGATCCCCGCGGCCTTCGCCGCGGAGTCCCCGGCGCTGGTCCTGTACCTGGAGGGCCCCGCCCGCTCCGCGGCTTCGTGAGACCT GCCGTGGTTGCGGAATCGGGGGATCAGCCCGCGCAGAAGCGGCGGCTGCTATCAGCCGTGGTTAAG GTCGATGGCGCTGAAACTAATGAGGAAGGTGAAAAGGCTGCTGAGGCGGAGGGGCGTGAGGAGGGTTCAGGTGCCGCTGAAGCTGGTGACAGGAGGGGTGTCAGCAATGGTGGGTTCAGGAGAGATGGGGGCCTGCGTATGCCGAGGAGGGTG GACTATAATTCACTGCCAGAGCCTGCTCCAAGGGAGCTCCCCAAGAATGATGATCCAAATATGGTGAGAAGGAATAAGAGGATGTTGGGCCAGCTTCTCGTTGGTACATTAGAG AAATTTCAGCAAGAGGACAAGAAATTATCCAACTCCGAGGCTTTTCTGCGCAGATCAGAGACACAGCGAAAG GCTGAGCAAAAGGTTCGTGAGGAAAGTGAAAGGTTGCGACAGCAGGAGCGAGAGCAAATTGCAGAGAAGCGTAAGCGTGACATG ATGCTTCGAGCTCGTGTAGCTGCTAAGGCAGAAGAAAAGAGGCTGGAGCTCTTGTACATGCAGTGGACTGAGCATCATAAAAAGCTGTCCAATTTTTTAAG GACAAAAGCTGAACCACCTATTTACTACATGCCAGCTAAACCGATCATTGATGATCCTATTATTGTTGAGCAGAACAAGGAAAAG GTATTTGAAGAATGGAAATCTGTGCGCAGGGCTGAGCTGACTCAGTTTCAAAAGCAAGTTGAGGAGCAATATCTCTCCAATGTTGAGAGGCAGTTGGAGAGAATCCAGAATGCCCGGAACGCTCGGAGGGCAAACGGTCCTGCTAACATGCAAGAAATGGACAAGGAGCTGGACACGCACAGAGCGGAGCATGGTCCGAAGACTCGGCGAGTTCCCGAGGAGGGGGGTGGCAATGATGAGGACGAGGATGTGGAGGACATGGCAGCAGAAGACGAGCTGATGGATGAAGTTCTGGGCATCAACGAGGACCCGTCCAAGCCATCTGAAGAAGCTGCCACTGATGGTGGCGAGCCGCATGCACCTGAGGAGGCACAATAG